DNA from Marinagarivorans cellulosilyticus:
TTGCTCGCGAGGGTATTGAGCAGATCTTAATTGCCGCGCCACATGCCACGGTGATGGTGGATGAGTGTTATTTTGAATATTCTGGTTTGACGGTTTGTGATTGGGTCGAGCGTTATAGCAATTTAGTGATTACGCGTACTTTTTCAAAAACGTGGGGCGTACCATCTTTGCGCTTAGGCTTTGTTATTAGTTGCCAAGAAAATATTCAAGCCTTGTTAAATGTTCGCGGGCCTTACGATATTAATCAGTTGGCGGTTGTTGCTATTCGCGCGGCGTTAGCCAACCCAGAATATACCCATGATTATGTGCAAGAGGTTATGCAGCAAGCCAAGCCGTTGTTTGAAGCTTTTTTGACAGGCTGCAATATCCCATTCTGGCCGAGCCAGGCTAACTATATCTGGTGTTTTCCCGATAACGCTGATGCCATTAATGCGGCACTTGTAGCTGCCGGCATTCTTGTTCGGCCAAAGGCTGATGCGAATGGGCAGGTAGGGCTTAGAGTAACTATTGGTACGCTAGAGCAAACTCAGCGCGCCATAGCGGTGATTCAGACTGCATTGTAATGCGGTGACCGAAGAGAATTTTAATTTGATATAAAAGTGGTAACGATGGAAATTATTATTATCTCGCTGGCTTTGCTGGCTTTGGTGGGCATCGCGTTCGAAGAAGTGATTCACCTTAATAAAGCCAAAAGTACGTTGTTTTTGGGGTGCTTAAGCTGGTGTGTGCTGTTTGTTTTTGCCTCAAAGCACGGCGATACGCAGCATATGAAGCACATGCTCGACGAAAACTTATTAGATATTGCATCATTGTGGTTATTTTTGATGGCTACTATGACTTTCGTGGCTTACTTGAATGCGCGGGGGCTGGTCGGAGATGTGGTCAGTCGAATATTACCTGGGGAAATGAGCCTTAGGCGCTTAACCCTTTTGCTCGCTGTTTTTTCCGTTGTGCTGTCTATGCTGTGTGACAATATCACGGCTACGCTCGTTGCCTTGGGTGTTGTGCAAGCTTTTAAACTAGAGGTTAAAGAGCGCATCAAATTGTGTGTGTTAGTCGTTTTTGCGGTGAACTCTGGCGGTGTTATTTTAATTACCGGTGATGTAACGACATTAATGATTTTTAGCGCTGGCCACGTGACTATTCGTGAGTTATTGGCGTTGTTTATTCCCACGTTAATTGGCGTTGCAACTTTGGCTTTCTTGATGACGCTAGGGCGTTCCCGGGTGGTTACCGCTGAGGTGAATACTCACAAAATTGAAGCGCTCGATGTCGTTATCGCACTACTATTCTTTTCGACAATTGTATGCACTATGGCTTTCAATATATTCTTCGGTATGCCGCCGGTGTTGACCTTTTTGATGGGCCTATCTGTCATGTTTTTGATTGGTGGCGTGGTGAATAAATATCATCAGGAAGTACATTTACTGGAGTATGTAAGACAGATTCAATTTGATACATTGATGTTTTTCTTGGGCATATTGTTAATCGTTGGCGCGTTAAAAGAAATAGGTGTTTTGGTTTGGGTGACCGATTTTTACTTTGCGGTAGATCCGAATATATCCAGTTTTGCGATGGGCGTTTTGTCTTCGTTTTTGGATAACGTCCCGCTTACGGCCGCGTTATTAAAAGCTGAGCCTGCGCTATCAGACCCGCAGTGGTTAGCCTTGACGTATGCAGTGGGAGTGGGTGGCTCGCTGTTGGTTATTGGGTCGGCGGCGGGGATTGTTGCTATGAGTAAAATGCGCGAGCTAACGTTTATGCAATATGCGCGTTTTATGCCCCAGTTGCTAGCGGCCTATACGGCAGGCTATGGCGCAACGCTGCTGCTAGCTCGATAACGTTGAGTTGCCTGCCTTAACGGGTAGGCGTTTTTATTGATAAGGTTAAAAGGGATTGTAAAAGCATGACTCTTCCAGCAACGCTTTCTTCTGTATCACCTACTACGCCACGCAATATATTAGCGCTTGTATGCATTTTGTTGTCTTTGGCTATGTTGTACCCTGGTTTGACGCAGCCAATGATGAATTTAACTATTGAGGCGACTTTGCCATTGCTGGGCAAAATGGAGTTTTACAACAAGACGCAAAGTATTATGGAATCAATTACCTCTTTACTGGAAAGTGGTAACCGCTTGGTGGCTATTTTAATACTGTTATTTAGCGTGGTAGTGCCGATCCTTAAAGCCATTTTTTTGCTGTTGGCCTTGGCACTGCCTATTGCTGGCGTACGCTATTACTTGCATCAGATCGTTTTGTTGATTGGTAAGTGGTCTATGGCTGATGTATTTGTCGTGGGGGTGTTTATGGCTTACCTTGCGGGCAGTGCGCACCCTAGTGCCCATGCTACGTTGCATGATGGTTTTTATTATTTTACAGCTTATTGCGTATTTTCAATTTTAGGTGGGCAGCTATTGAAGGTGGTGGACTAGCCTTTAATAATCAAGTTCAAACTCTTGGGCCTGCGCATGCTTAATGTTGGCTAATACATCTTCTAAGGTGTTGTTAAGCGATACCCTGCTACAAGGTTTTATTCCACCATTGATGAGTTGTTTTTTGAGTGCGAGATAATCGATCTCCAGCACTTTTTGTCCCTGCCGTGAAATAAAAATATAGCGGCCAATTTGTTTGATGATTGCGGCGAGCTTACAGCGAATTTGCCGGCCATCGCGCTCATAGTCAAACCAGTTTCCTTCTTTCAGTATTACTGCATATTGGGCATCGATAGCGGGCGCTTGGGCGCGTCGGCTAATCAGTGTGTTGCGGAACCCGGCTGCGCGAAGCTGCTTTTCAATGCTTTGCGCTAGAGGTAATGGCAGTGCATTAATTGATTCGTAATGGGTTAGCTCAATAAACTGTTCGATAGCTTGCTCCCAGGCCTTGGAGCGAGTGCCATGGCGATTACCTACGCTCTCAAGTGTTTTCTGCCATTCGTGTTGGAGTTTTGCAGCAAGAGAATTTTGTTTGTCGGCATCTAGCAGCAAGGTTTTGACCATGTGGCAGGCTTGCTCTTGAATACTGGAATAGGCGTTGTTTTTATTTTTGCTAGTTGCGGTGTTGTGATCTTCTTTGTTGATAACCTTGGTATTGTTAATAAGCACCAAAGGGGCTTTAGTTGGGGCTGTTACTTGCTTGGGCTTAGGCTCAGTTTCTGGGGTTGGGGTATCTGGGGTTGGAGTAACAGTATTGGTTTGAGGCTTTTTACATTGCGCGGCAATAGGTGCGAGCTTTAGCAGTGTATCGTTGATGTTGATGGAGCCCTCCATCGCGCAATCAATAAAATGTTTTAGTGTGATTTCGGCCTGCGTGGCCAGCTTGTAGCTTTGGGGCGAATTATATGCGTGACAGTGTTGGGCGATGTTTTTAACGGTTAGAAGCAATTGTTTAAGTGGGTGCTTGGTGTCCGAGGTTACAAGGGCTTCGGGCATCGCTAGCGAGTAGTTAATAATGGGAATTGCAATTCTTTTACCTAGCGAGTGAAACCTTGCATCGACTTTACCTAGACTAAGCTCTACTTCAATAAAGGTTTTAATGTATTGGATGGCTTCTTCTGCGTCGAGGATGGAGGGTGCGGGTGTTGGTGGAGTAATTTCTATGTCGCTGTCTAAGCAAACTGTTGGTTTGGGGAGCTCGCGGCGCGTGAGTGAGTCTGAACTCATCGAAAAATAACAACCGCAAAAGCGGTTAAGCTGTGAGTAAAATCCCTCTGCAGAAGCGTTGAACTGCTTTTCGATTGTATCTATAAATAGCTGAGTGTCAGTCTCGCTATTTATGGTAAATGTCTTGTCGAGCGCATCGATAATACGGTGTTGTGCAAGTGGGTTGGTGCTGGGGGTTAGCCCGCTATCGGTCGATAAATTAATGTATTGCGTGAATTGAGCCACAAGGCTCACGGTATTAATGTTTTCGGTCGTACGTGTTGTAGCATCTGATATTTGGGTGAGCGGTGCAGTAAGGCAGCGTTGAAGCCATTCCATAAATTGATTTAAGCTGTTGCGTACTTCGCAGTCGCTAGGGAAGGGCGTGCTCGGGCCTTCGCGCTGGCACTGCTCAATAAGTGACGGAAAAAACACTTGGCAGTAGTCCAATATGTCTGGAAGAAGTACGCTTTTGTAGATGCTCTGAGATGTCATCGACGGGCTTGCTCGTGGAAATGATAGTATGCGGCTGTCGCCTACCATGTTAACCAGCGAGTGCAATACATTGCTACACTTTTTTGTGTATTCGGTGAGATATTCATTATAGTTTGCCAATTGAACGACACAGGGGTATTCAATTGGCGCAGCATGCTGCTAGCTGGCGTTAAAGTTGGTCGGTATCGATGTCGTAATCGATGATGACAGGCCTATGGCTAGAAAACGCTTTGGTTTTGTAGGTCGTTGCGTATTCCACTTTGTGCCGAAGTGCGGCGCTGGCGACTTGAAAGTCTGTTCTCCAGCCATCGCCATCATCATGCTGGTTTGATGGCCACCAAGTGTATTCATCGGGATCGCTATTGGCCAAGCGAAATGCGTCGCAATAGCCCACCTGTTTGAAAAGCTGCTGTAACCATAGCTTTTCGTGAGGCAGGAAACCGGCATCGTGTGTATGCGCTTGGGCTTTCTGTACGTCTTTTTCGGTGTGCGCCATGGCCCAATTACCACAAAAAATAAAGTGCCTGCGCTTGCGAGTGATTTTGTGTAGCAGTGCTTGCAAATCGTCAAAGAATTGAATTTTTTCTTCGAGTGATTCTGTTGCGCTCATGGCGGCAGGAGCAAGCAGCGAGCCTATGCTGTGTTGCTCAAAGTCAATTTGCAGGTAGCGCCCTTCCATATCAACACCGCTGCTAAAGCCAAGGCCAAAAATGAGGGCCTTAGGTTGGTGGCGGGTGTAAATGGCAACGCCATTGTAATGTTCGATACCGGAATCAAAAAAGTAAGAGAAGTAGCCGCTGGGGTGAAAAATCTCGTTGTCGAGCTCTGGTTCAAGCGCGCGTAA
Protein-coding regions in this window:
- a CDS encoding pyridoxal phosphate-dependent aminotransferase, with the translated sequence MATFKKHIHAMSAYKPPLDGRDPKQHLLLDFNERTLPVSNDVTQAMIDYIQAGRLQMYPAYGDIDSVIAQYCGVKPEQVMITNGSDQGIDLIIRASCVAGDEAIIPSPSFAMYHQCAKIENLNIIEPQYSREEGFPLAGVLAAITPNTRIICIANPNNPSGTGIAREGIEQILIAAPHATVMVDECYFEYSGLTVCDWVERYSNLVITRTFSKTWGVPSLRLGFVISCQENIQALLNVRGPYDINQLAVVAIRAALANPEYTHDYVQEVMQQAKPLFEAFLTGCNIPFWPSQANYIWCFPDNADAINAALVAAGILVRPKADANGQVGLRVTIGTLEQTQRAIAVIQTAL
- the nhaD gene encoding sodium:proton antiporter NhaD, encoding MEIIIISLALLALVGIAFEEVIHLNKAKSTLFLGCLSWCVLFVFASKHGDTQHMKHMLDENLLDIASLWLFLMATMTFVAYLNARGLVGDVVSRILPGEMSLRRLTLLLAVFSVVLSMLCDNITATLVALGVVQAFKLEVKERIKLCVLVVFAVNSGGVILITGDVTTLMIFSAGHVTIRELLALFIPTLIGVATLAFLMTLGRSRVVTAEVNTHKIEALDVVIALLFFSTIVCTMAFNIFFGMPPVLTFLMGLSVMFLIGGVVNKYHQEVHLLEYVRQIQFDTLMFFLGILLIVGALKEIGVLVWVTDFYFAVDPNISSFAMGVLSSFLDNVPLTAALLKAEPALSDPQWLALTYAVGVGGSLLVIGSAAGIVAMSKMRELTFMQYARFMPQLLAAYTAGYGATLLLAR
- a CDS encoding paraquat-inducible protein A yields the protein MTLPATLSSVSPTTPRNILALVCILLSLAMLYPGLTQPMMNLTIEATLPLLGKMEFYNKTQSIMESITSLLESGNRLVAILILLFSVVVPILKAIFLLLALALPIAGVRYYLHQIVLLIGKWSMADVFVVGVFMAYLAGSAHPSAHATLHDGFYYFTAYCVFSILGGQLLKVVD
- a CDS encoding DUF1631 family protein, coding for MTSQSIYKSVLLPDILDYCQVFFPSLIEQCQREGPSTPFPSDCEVRNSLNQFMEWLQRCLTAPLTQISDATTRTTENINTVSLVAQFTQYINLSTDSGLTPSTNPLAQHRIIDALDKTFTINSETDTQLFIDTIEKQFNASAEGFYSQLNRFCGCYFSMSSDSLTRRELPKPTVCLDSDIEITPPTPAPSILDAEEAIQYIKTFIEVELSLGKVDARFHSLGKRIAIPIINYSLAMPEALVTSDTKHPLKQLLLTVKNIAQHCHAYNSPQSYKLATQAEITLKHFIDCAMEGSININDTLLKLAPIAAQCKKPQTNTVTPTPDTPTPETEPKPKQVTAPTKAPLVLINNTKVINKEDHNTATSKNKNNAYSSIQEQACHMVKTLLLDADKQNSLAAKLQHEWQKTLESVGNRHGTRSKAWEQAIEQFIELTHYESINALPLPLAQSIEKQLRAAGFRNTLISRRAQAPAIDAQYAVILKEGNWFDYERDGRQIRCKLAAIIKQIGRYIFISRQGQKVLEIDYLALKKQLINGGIKPCSRVSLNNTLEDVLANIKHAQAQEFELDY
- a CDS encoding exodeoxyribonuclease III, translated to MRIISLSVDGIHQAAQRGLYEWIAEQDADVICLQDLRALEPELDNEIFHPSGYFSYFFDSGIEHYNGVAIYTRHQPKALIFGLGFSSGVDMEGRYLQIDFEQHSIGSLLAPAAMSATESLEEKIQFFDDLQALLHKITRKRRHFIFCGNWAMAHTEKDVQKAQAHTHDAGFLPHEKLWLQQLFKQVGYCDAFRLANSDPDEYTWWPSNQHDDGDGWRTDFQVASAALRHKVEYATTYKTKAFSSHRPVIIDYDIDTDQL